In the Rhinoraja longicauda isolate Sanriku21f chromosome 40, sRhiLon1.1, whole genome shotgun sequence genome, one interval contains:
- the LOC144611402 gene encoding uncharacterized protein LOC144611402, with protein sequence MKGALPGAGAGVGAALKGALPGAGAGVGAALKGALPGAGAGVGAALKGALPGAGAGVGAALKGALPGAGAGVGAALKEGELEKRSGSLLQLWKVKRCTLTGDRLVLADGGVSGGPGGGGRYKTLSFDAIRKLECVERKGARLYFTIVTSDRREIDFRCPADSCWNAAITLALVAFKNQQALEALRSERKELGRMTDPTPNKVQGHQKEERDLTPALVFARRKSDVQGLVSPALMSIGTGLGNVQSGIGRLQHPRFTKQSPRTISKGQR encoded by the exons ATGAAGGGGGCTCTGCCGGGGGCGGGTGCGGGAGTGGGAGCTGCGCTGAAGGGGGCTCTGCCGGGGGCGGGTGCGGGAGTGGGAGCTGCGCTGAAGGGGGCTCTGCCGGGGGCGGGTGCGGGAGTGGGAGCTGCGCTGAAGGGGGCTCTGCCGGGGGCGGGTGCGGGAGTGGGAGCTGCGCTGAAGGGGGCTCTGCCGGGGGCGGGTGCGGGAGTGGGAGCTGCGCTGAAGGAGGGGGAGCTGGAGAAGCGGAGCGGGAGTTTGCTGCAGCTGTGGAAGGTGAAGAGGTGCACGCTGACCGGGGACCGCCTGGTGCTGGCGGACGGGGGGGTCTCTGGGGGTCCGGGGGGCGGCGGGAGGTACAAGACCCTGAGCTTCGACGCCATCCGCAAGCTGGAGTGCGTGGAGCGCAAGGGCGCCCGCCTCTACTTCACCATCGTCACCAGCGACCGGCGGGAGATCGACTTCAGGTGTCCGGCCGACAGCTGCTGGAACGCCGCCATCACCCTGGCCCTGGTGGCCTTCAAGAACCAACAGGCG TTGGAGGCTCTCCGCTCAGAAAGAAAGGAATTGGGAAGAATGACTGACCCAACCCCCAACAAGGTGCAAGGTCACCAGAAAGAGGAAAGAGACTTGACTCCAGCACTTGTATTTGCCAGGCGGAAGTCGGATGTGCAAGGCCTTGTTTCCCCGGCCCTCATGTCCATCGGGACAGGACTAGGCAATGTCCAGTCTGGAATCGGCCGTCTACAGCACCCGAGATTTACGAAGCAATCCCCACGAACCATATCCAAGGGGCAGCGGTGA